The following proteins are encoded in a genomic region of Sneathiella marina:
- a CDS encoding TRAP transporter substrate-binding protein translates to MNTPLSRRKLLKAASVAAPAAAATMIGSPVLAADKLHWKMVTSWPKGAPGVGTTAQRLADRITAMSNGKLNVKLYGAGELVPPLEVFGAVGEGVAELGHTASFFWQGKAKASVFFTTVPFGLTSGEHIAWVNQGGGQALWDKLYAPFNIKPFMAGNTGIQMGGWFKKEITSLKDLQGLKIRSAGLGGEIYKQMGATAILLPPGEIYSGLRSGVVDAAEFLGPWSDRAFGFYKAAPFYYWPTFNKPNGSAECLVNKAAFEALSPDLQAIVQNACEAENAYALSESDWENARALANLIDGEKAQIREFPSDIMAKAKALTPGILDKFVWGDPLAEEILSSYRQAMALSETWAKVGRQAFLNARDN, encoded by the coding sequence ATGAACACCCCTTTATCCCGGCGTAAACTTCTAAAAGCCGCCAGCGTTGCCGCACCTGCTGCTGCCGCAACAATGATCGGATCACCCGTCCTCGCCGCCGACAAATTACACTGGAAAATGGTCACTTCCTGGCCAAAAGGCGCCCCTGGCGTTGGAACCACCGCGCAGCGGCTGGCGGACCGTATCACGGCAATGAGTAATGGGAAACTGAACGTCAAGCTTTATGGCGCCGGCGAGCTGGTTCCGCCTTTGGAAGTTTTTGGTGCAGTTGGTGAAGGGGTTGCCGAACTTGGCCATACTGCTTCCTTCTTCTGGCAAGGCAAAGCCAAGGCGAGCGTATTTTTTACGACTGTTCCGTTCGGCCTTACCTCCGGCGAGCACATAGCCTGGGTTAATCAGGGCGGCGGGCAGGCGCTTTGGGACAAATTATACGCGCCCTTTAACATCAAACCCTTTATGGCGGGTAACACAGGCATTCAAATGGGTGGATGGTTCAAAAAGGAAATAACCTCCCTGAAAGACCTACAAGGGCTAAAAATCAGAAGTGCTGGCCTAGGCGGGGAAATCTATAAACAGATGGGCGCAACCGCAATCTTACTGCCGCCGGGGGAAATCTATTCTGGATTACGAAGCGGCGTTGTCGATGCAGCCGAATTTCTCGGCCCCTGGAGCGATCGGGCATTTGGCTTTTACAAAGCTGCACCTTTTTATTACTGGCCTACCTTCAACAAACCCAATGGCAGTGCGGAATGTCTTGTCAACAAAGCCGCTTTTGAGGCGCTTAGTCCAGATTTGCAGGCAATTGTGCAAAACGCCTGTGAAGCCGAAAATGCCTATGCACTCTCTGAATCTGACTGGGAAAATGCCCGGGCGCTGGCTAATCTGATCGACGGTGAAAAAGCCCAGATTCGTGAGTTCCCTTCAGATATCATGGCGAAAGCGAAAGCCCTGACTCCCGGGATACTCGACAAGTTTGTCTGGGGAGATCCGCTTGCCGAAGAAATCCTGTCTTCCTATCGTCAGGCTATGGCGCTGTCAGAAACCTGGGCTAAGGTGGGACGGCAAGCATTTCTGAACGCGCGCGATAACTGA
- a CDS encoding hydroxyethylthiazole kinase — MNEDLASRHLNLIQDQRPAVHCLTNTVVQSLTANMLLAVGAIPSMSSDISEVADFTARSQALLVNIGTLDPLRKNAIQAAITSAQENNIPWILDPVLIDRAPVRLAYAQELIKREPAVIRGNAGEISALGSDPKSLARDNRSIVAVTGATDFVTDGNRESTLHVGHELMSRVTGIGCAGTAVLSAFCAVTDTAGHFDAVVAGLHTLGKTGENAARKASGPGAFAATILDEIYFTSQSSSTERPLT; from the coding sequence ATGAACGAAGATCTGGCCTCGCGCCATCTCAATCTGATACAGGATCAGCGCCCGGCGGTCCACTGCCTGACAAATACCGTTGTCCAGAGCCTGACCGCCAATATGCTTCTGGCCGTCGGCGCCATTCCCTCTATGTCATCGGATATATCGGAAGTCGCGGATTTTACAGCTCGCTCCCAGGCATTGCTCGTCAATATCGGGACATTGGACCCGTTGCGGAAAAATGCCATTCAAGCCGCCATCACCTCTGCGCAGGAGAACAACATCCCATGGATACTGGACCCGGTTCTCATTGATAGAGCTCCGGTGCGGCTGGCCTATGCTCAAGAGCTGATTAAGCGGGAACCGGCCGTCATACGGGGAAATGCCGGGGAGATATCGGCACTGGGTTCAGATCCGAAATCGCTGGCACGGGACAATCGGTCGATTGTCGCCGTCACCGGCGCCACAGATTTTGTCACCGATGGCAACCGGGAAAGCACGCTTCATGTTGGCCATGAGCTAATGAGTCGTGTCACCGGTATCGGCTGTGCCGGAACTGCCGTCCTTTCCGCCTTTTGTGCTGTGACTGACACTGCCGGCCACTTCGATGCGGTCGTCGCCGGCCTCCACACTTTAGGCAAAACTGGCGAAAATGCTGCCCGAAAAGCCTCTGGACCTGGCGCTTTTGCCGCTACAATTCTTGATGAAATTTACTTCACCAGCCAATCTTCCTCAACCGAAAGACCCTTGACATGA
- a CDS encoding MFS transporter, which translates to MNAQKLRFTFLNFGHFVDHLFMLIFAKAAFSAGLSFGLAQDGAYAEMIPYGIPSLVLFGACAPIAAHLADKWQRNGMIAVFFIGIGASAIATSFAQSPLQMAFGLAAIGVFAAIYHPVGIAMIIQGGGNIGWRLGANGVWGNMGVAAAPLLTGFILADYNWQLAFIVPGVLAILTGIGFIMFVRRGRVRPPAPSASEKAMVGFMPGWPRALLAIAMVTSAGGFVFGTMTFVIPRMFEVSMPDVTVNVATTGLLAALVYALAAFAQLVVGRLIDRHDIRTVLLVVAIAQPLLIGVMSIQINLALFFSTLAAMAFVFGQIPITDAVISRYVPDVWRAKILSVKLLLNLVIGALALLAARFILESGEGFDRVMVVAALTACCITGAALLLPSQRIIDKNLSGTPAE; encoded by the coding sequence GTGAACGCCCAGAAACTCCGCTTTACCTTTTTGAATTTCGGTCATTTTGTCGATCATTTATTTATGCTGATATTTGCCAAGGCAGCCTTTAGCGCTGGTTTGTCCTTCGGTCTGGCCCAGGACGGCGCTTACGCAGAGATGATCCCATACGGTATTCCGTCACTTGTGCTATTCGGCGCCTGCGCTCCGATTGCGGCGCATCTGGCGGATAAATGGCAGCGAAACGGTATGATTGCGGTGTTCTTTATTGGCATTGGGGCGTCGGCTATTGCAACGAGTTTTGCGCAAAGTCCATTGCAAATGGCCTTTGGCTTGGCGGCAATCGGGGTTTTTGCGGCGATATATCACCCCGTGGGGATAGCCATGATCATACAAGGGGGTGGTAATATCGGCTGGCGTCTTGGCGCCAATGGCGTCTGGGGTAATATGGGAGTTGCCGCAGCACCGTTGTTGACCGGCTTTATTCTCGCTGATTACAATTGGCAGCTGGCTTTCATTGTGCCTGGGGTTCTGGCCATTCTCACAGGTATCGGTTTTATTATGTTTGTCCGGCGGGGCCGCGTTCGCCCGCCTGCACCTTCTGCGTCAGAAAAAGCGATGGTTGGGTTTATGCCAGGATGGCCCCGTGCGCTGCTTGCAATTGCCATGGTTACGTCAGCAGGCGGCTTTGTTTTCGGTACCATGACCTTTGTCATCCCGCGTATGTTTGAAGTCAGCATGCCGGATGTTACCGTGAACGTTGCAACGACGGGTCTTCTAGCGGCATTGGTCTACGCCCTTGCAGCGTTTGCACAGCTTGTTGTCGGACGGCTTATTGATCGTCATGATATCCGAACTGTTCTTCTTGTTGTTGCCATCGCCCAGCCGCTTCTCATTGGCGTGATGTCCATACAAATCAATTTGGCCTTGTTTTTCTCCACCTTGGCGGCCATGGCTTTTGTTTTTGGGCAAATCCCCATAACCGATGCGGTGATTTCCCGTTATGTCCCGGATGTATGGCGAGCGAAAATACTGTCTGTTAAATTGCTGCTGAATTTGGTTATCGGAGCTCTCGCCTTGCTTGCCGCTCGTTTCATCCTTGAGTCAGGGGAAGGTTTCGACAGGGTCATGGTCGTTGCAGCCCTTACCGCCTGTTGTATAACCGGTGCCGCTTTGTTGCTGCCCTCGCAACGGATCATCGACAAAAATCTTTCCGGCACACCGGCGGAATGA
- a CDS encoding DMT family transporter: protein MTTSLPARLQPYLLLAIGGACLGSFAPLSKIGLRAGIPPVSYMFYAALGASAGLLIWTCVTRKVPSLAPASLIYYAISALLTFVIPSLATVIIVEEIGAGLVAISFTLVPVLTYVFAVVLKLELFRRLRALGVLLGLAGAVIIYLPGTTLIDSEGALWTYSALIIPLSLATGGIFRTIAWPKGASASQLATGTLSMSAIMLLPILFWRGEAYWPFYLTSAADWIMVFQILTAFISYLILFELQKSQGVVFQSLIGYVSTMTGVFVGFFIYGEDFTYFLWFALLLMVCGMALVNRQKVQT from the coding sequence ATGACTACATCTTTACCCGCTCGTCTGCAGCCATATTTGCTTTTGGCAATCGGTGGTGCTTGCCTGGGCTCTTTTGCCCCGCTTAGTAAAATCGGACTGCGAGCTGGCATACCACCTGTTTCCTATATGTTTTATGCCGCTTTAGGCGCCAGCGCCGGATTGCTGATATGGACATGCGTAACAAGAAAGGTACCGTCCCTCGCACCTGCTTCTCTTATTTACTATGCCATCTCGGCGTTACTGACATTCGTTATCCCTTCGCTTGCAACCGTCATTATCGTGGAAGAAATAGGTGCTGGTCTGGTCGCCATTTCCTTCACATTGGTTCCGGTTTTAACCTATGTTTTTGCAGTCGTGTTAAAATTGGAACTATTTCGGCGATTGCGGGCACTTGGTGTCCTGCTGGGCCTCGCGGGGGCCGTCATAATTTACCTCCCGGGCACAACCCTGATAGACTCCGAAGGCGCTCTATGGACTTATAGCGCTTTAATCATTCCGCTTTCACTTGCAACTGGTGGCATATTCAGAACAATCGCCTGGCCCAAAGGGGCATCTGCGTCACAGTTAGCAACCGGTACCCTTAGTATGTCCGCGATTATGCTGCTTCCAATCCTTTTCTGGCGCGGGGAAGCCTACTGGCCGTTCTATCTCACATCCGCAGCTGACTGGATCATGGTTTTTCAGATCCTGACCGCCTTCATATCCTATTTAATTCTTTTCGAGCTTCAAAAGTCGCAAGGTGTCGTTTTCCAAAGCCTCATAGGATATGTCAGTACGATGACTGGCGTCTTTGTTGGGTTCTTTATTTACGGTGAAGATTTTACCTACTTCCTGTGGTTTGCGCTCTTGCTTATGGTTTGTGGCATGGCACTGGTCAATCGACAGAAAGTACAAACCTAA
- a CDS encoding MaoC family dehydratase, with translation MTAQLQFNEIQTGEIITGRPFTVTRETIQAFADASLDYNPLHFDDKYMENTFGKTSFEGVIMHGMQNFALISRTLTDWLLPKGGYHRRLETRWLKPVQLGHTITAKATLTEKKQTDKGFWVLFEIEVTNQLDGLVATGNAMAEFLDVIPGQPE, from the coding sequence ATGACCGCACAGCTTCAATTCAACGAGATCCAGACCGGCGAGATTATTACCGGGCGACCGTTCACCGTCACCCGCGAGACCATACAGGCTTTTGCCGATGCATCGCTGGATTATAATCCGCTACATTTCGACGATAAATACATGGAAAATACCTTCGGAAAGACCAGTTTTGAAGGCGTTATCATGCATGGTATGCAAAATTTTGCCCTCATTTCGCGTACATTGACAGATTGGCTCCTGCCTAAGGGAGGATATCATCGCCGGCTGGAAACCCGATGGCTAAAGCCCGTGCAGTTGGGCCATACCATCACAGCCAAGGCAACTCTGACGGAGAAGAAGCAAACTGATAAGGGTTTCTGGGTGCTGTTCGAAATAGAGGTAACCAATCAACTTGACGGACTTGTCGCGACGGGAAATGCCATGGCGGAATTCCTTGATGTCATTCCCGGTCAACCGGAATAA
- a CDS encoding MaoC family dehydratase: MTILDLDNFETDFWKDVDKRKTWDQIIPGELRDTRPVTLTKEVIARYAKGVGEDNPIYFDEAYARTTPYGGIIAPASIHILLMFACTTTEDWMRSPGTINAGQNWSYHIPIRPGDTITMRGTALDRFIKKDRLFAVHENTFTNQHGQVVCTGRGQTIRPN; encoded by the coding sequence ATGACAATTCTTGACCTTGATAATTTTGAAACCGATTTCTGGAAGGATGTCGATAAACGAAAGACCTGGGATCAGATCATCCCCGGAGAGCTGCGCGACACGCGGCCCGTCACCCTTACCAAAGAGGTTATCGCTCGATATGCGAAAGGAGTCGGTGAAGACAATCCCATTTACTTTGATGAGGCCTATGCCCGGACAACCCCATATGGCGGTATTATTGCACCCGCGTCGATCCATATACTTCTGATGTTCGCCTGTACAACGACCGAAGACTGGATGCGCTCACCGGGGACTATTAATGCCGGCCAGAATTGGTCGTATCATATCCCCATCAGGCCCGGTGATACCATAACCATGCGCGGGACGGCCCTTGATCGTTTTATCAAGAAAGATCGACTATTTGCAGTGCACGAAAATACGTTCACCAACCAACATGGACAAGTTGTTTGTACCGGTCGCGGACAAACAATTCGGCCCAATTAG
- a CDS encoding VOC family protein — protein sequence MTPPDYVRLRQICLATTDIKQAEHDLSHLLGLDVCHRSQLENFGLENIMYAVNGTFIEIVAPVVENTTVHRFLAKNQGRGGYMAIFDCSDVAKHKALANAAGVDPIFERYNEKADLLQLNPKQTGATMMEFDHHYGGDDRLGRYEWAGDNWQEYLSTDVTSDILGIEFCSPKAAIRAELWARLCDKPLQSGEAGIQDIQLDYGILTFRQNSKNSQEMLTSINMTVKNRSRVLKQAEDLGCAATENSFECCGVTFRLQSAA from the coding sequence ATGACACCACCAGACTATGTAAGGCTCCGGCAAATCTGCCTAGCCACAACTGACATCAAGCAAGCGGAACATGATCTGTCTCATCTTCTTGGCCTGGATGTCTGTCATCGTTCTCAGCTGGAAAATTTCGGCCTCGAAAACATTATGTATGCCGTCAACGGAACCTTTATTGAAATCGTTGCACCCGTTGTGGAAAATACCACCGTCCATCGCTTTCTTGCCAAAAACCAGGGGCGAGGCGGTTACATGGCGATTTTTGATTGCAGTGATGTGGCCAAACATAAGGCACTTGCCAACGCGGCAGGCGTCGACCCGATCTTCGAAAGATATAATGAAAAAGCGGATTTACTGCAGCTCAACCCAAAGCAGACAGGTGCAACCATGATGGAGTTTGACCACCATTATGGTGGGGATGACCGGCTTGGTCGCTATGAATGGGCCGGAGATAACTGGCAGGAATATCTGAGCACCGATGTTACCTCGGATATTCTGGGAATTGAGTTTTGCAGTCCGAAAGCTGCGATACGGGCAGAATTATGGGCGAGACTCTGCGACAAGCCCCTGCAATCAGGCGAAGCCGGAATCCAGGATATCCAGCTCGACTATGGTATCCTCACTTTTCGCCAAAATTCGAAAAATTCACAGGAAATGCTGACATCCATTAACATGACCGTCAAAAACCGTTCCCGCGTTCTCAAGCAGGCAGAAGATCTGGGATGTGCCGCGACGGAGAATAGTTTTGAATGTTGCGGTGTCACCTTCCGCCTGCAATCCGCCGCCTGA
- a CDS encoding DUF1127 domain-containing protein, with protein sequence MTYAYIEHTETRNISIGIVAVSVLSRIAEILFSTCKSVQQRWSYHKSVAEFSGMNDHMLRGIGVHRSEISAIVDHGADLSKARYYR encoded by the coding sequence ATGACATACGCATATATAGAACATACTGAAACCCGGAACATCTCGATCGGCATAGTGGCGGTCTCAGTATTGTCCCGCATCGCGGAAATATTGTTTAGCACCTGTAAGTCGGTTCAGCAGAGATGGAGCTATCACAAGTCCGTTGCAGAATTTTCCGGTATGAATGACCACATGTTGCGCGGCATTGGCGTCCACCGGTCGGAAATTTCCGCAATCGTGGATCATGGAGCAGATTTATCCAAGGCACGGTATTATCGCTAA
- a CDS encoding M20 family metallopeptidase: MDNHQKNHPLIDPEEIVEGILEWVKIESPSTDQAAVNEMATLVEAQCLAAGLEVERTRGEDGWGDLVRARSAHPDESTPGILILSHIDTVHPLGTKEGDNPIRRDADKLYGPGIYDMKAGAYLAYYAYRHLLRQGNSPKLPVTFMFVPEEEVGSPYSRKYIEEEARKAKYVLVTEPARDGGKIVVARKGWGNFQLKTTGVPAHAGAKHEDGRSAIKEMARQILDIENMTDYQRGISLNVGLVEGGTGTNVVPRECHINVDMRVKTMADGEEMVAIIHGLKAYDPDVCLTIDGGMNRPPFEMNDETAALFDIARNASLEHDLDLQYTTMTGGCSDGNFTGAMGVPTLDGMGADGAGAHTLDEFILVSSLEPRAKTWVKLLERLE; this comes from the coding sequence ATGGATAATCATCAAAAAAATCACCCTCTCATCGACCCCGAAGAAATTGTCGAGGGGATTCTAGAGTGGGTCAAGATCGAAAGCCCGTCCACGGATCAGGCGGCTGTCAATGAAATGGCGACGCTGGTTGAGGCCCAATGCCTTGCTGCCGGTCTTGAAGTTGAACGGACTAGGGGGGAAGATGGATGGGGAGATCTTGTTCGGGCCCGTTCAGCGCATCCGGATGAGTCAACTCCGGGGATCCTGATCCTAAGCCATATCGATACCGTACATCCACTGGGCACCAAGGAGGGCGACAATCCCATACGGCGCGATGCAGACAAGCTCTATGGCCCCGGAATTTACGATATGAAGGCCGGCGCGTATCTTGCCTATTACGCCTATCGACATCTCTTACGGCAGGGCAACAGCCCGAAACTGCCGGTAACCTTCATGTTTGTGCCAGAAGAAGAGGTCGGCAGTCCCTATAGTCGTAAATATATTGAAGAAGAAGCCCGAAAAGCCAAATATGTTCTGGTGACTGAGCCAGCTCGCGACGGTGGAAAAATCGTGGTGGCCCGTAAAGGGTGGGGAAATTTCCAGCTGAAAACCACCGGAGTTCCTGCCCATGCCGGCGCCAAGCATGAAGACGGTCGCAGTGCCATCAAGGAAATGGCCCGCCAGATTCTGGATATCGAGAACATGACCGATTACCAACGTGGGATTTCCCTCAATGTAGGGTTGGTGGAAGGCGGCACGGGCACCAATGTAGTTCCCAGAGAATGCCATATCAATGTTGATATGCGTGTCAAAACCATGGCGGACGGAGAAGAGATGGTTGCGATCATACATGGCCTGAAAGCATATGATCCAGATGTATGTCTCACCATCGATGGCGGCATGAATCGGCCCCCCTTTGAAATGAACGACGAAACCGCCGCCTTGTTCGACATTGCACGGAACGCAAGCCTCGAACATGACCTTGATCTGCAATATACAACCATGACCGGCGGCTGTTCAGACGGTAATTTCACCGGAGCCATGGGGGTTCCAACCCTGGACGGTATGGGTGCTGACGGTGCCGGTGCCCATACCCTGGACGAATTTATCCTGGTCTCCTCGCTGGAGCCGAGAGCCAAAACCTGGGTGAAATTGCTTGAACGGCTTGAATAA
- a CDS encoding CHASE2 domain-containing protein: MAQRLPVPISRLSQAMIVLGICAAIVVGFINARHLLVLRQAEDQLLSARFMVRGPIPADRNIQIVVLEEERLTTPSVILTNVTKAIEHLTENENSIIVFDQTLMDRITASNFTGNDPALSDAFISALSKSDRILTPYRFTLDSGDRTDIPEAINETAYRVYRFRDDTAPQLPLNPQAVVAPSREILAVTTPGHETFIDDGTMYRQFAYPVLGYKGEYLPSLAVEAATSFMNIAPTDVSVFFGSGLQIGSNYIPTDSSMQMALNYRGPVGSYQYRTLSEILETPNSKDKFGIVLLGAVTADQQATSVTPFDRTLPNIEVLATSIDNLLNADPLDRSQQVIILDIILIAIVGVFFALLATLRSGLVVLTLGVLMGALITVLNFKAFTLINLGLNLTFPLGTVILCAVYLFIAKKVTNRRLQVIEEAEKKDTSKYAAPWIAERVRKAKNVIAAEEAAAAAEEEAALAKAMEMQSAEEELVLTDVVLVTEEDIESSRSSKPLDAEEDILETAEPDVVEEPLFLRKPTTTETLHLSGVEEVEPAIPSEPAELSPVEAVVDTTQQEEADEVMDDVETAFVEVTKATVSEVVEESAEEADVPVDVVTDENPEIAPVSVTPPGLAEPANEDLAASGDEREKTDAAYHFDVALLFVDLTGYEAANSVLGPTRLAQIRHSLQGIVEATVSRYAGYANSFGGDGVIGIFGLPDAHMNDSINALQCARDLTEEIAQWRSNQALPEEVDLKFGIGMHYGQLSIEDSDAFNDGQLSIKGEAISVVSHLEKMSITHSKAVIASDAIVDEILTVGTSNELLNGFRPLPLQDVQSNGSRQRVWQWDGPDSTASS, encoded by the coding sequence ATGGCGCAAAGACTTCCAGTTCCCATAAGCCGGCTGAGCCAGGCAATGATAGTGCTTGGAATTTGTGCCGCGATTGTCGTTGGCTTTATCAATGCCCGGCATCTTCTTGTGCTCCGACAGGCTGAAGATCAGTTATTGTCCGCAAGATTTATGGTGCGCGGCCCGATCCCTGCGGATCGAAATATTCAAATTGTTGTTCTGGAAGAGGAACGGCTAACAACTCCCTCCGTCATATTGACGAATGTCACCAAGGCAATTGAGCATCTGACGGAGAATGAGAATAGTATAATCGTTTTTGATCAGACGTTGATGGACCGCATTACAGCAAGTAATTTTACCGGGAATGACCCGGCATTATCCGACGCTTTTATCTCAGCCTTGTCCAAGTCTGACCGAATACTCACACCTTACAGATTTACACTCGATTCAGGAGATCGAACAGACATTCCCGAAGCCATCAACGAAACTGCATATCGTGTTTATCGATTTCGTGATGATACGGCCCCGCAATTACCTTTGAACCCGCAAGCTGTCGTGGCGCCATCCCGTGAAATTCTTGCGGTGACGACACCAGGCCATGAAACCTTTATTGATGACGGAACGATGTATCGTCAATTTGCTTATCCGGTATTAGGTTATAAAGGGGAGTATTTACCCTCTCTTGCGGTTGAAGCCGCCACGTCCTTTATGAATATAGCTCCGACTGACGTCAGCGTATTCTTCGGATCTGGTTTGCAAATAGGCAGCAATTACATTCCAACAGACTCCTCCATGCAGATGGCATTGAATTATAGGGGTCCAGTGGGAAGCTATCAATATCGCACCCTTTCGGAAATTCTTGAGACACCGAATTCAAAGGATAAGTTCGGAATTGTCCTGCTTGGTGCCGTTACTGCGGATCAGCAAGCGACATCCGTGACTCCTTTTGATCGAACCCTTCCAAATATCGAAGTTCTTGCAACGTCCATCGATAATCTGCTGAATGCAGATCCGCTAGACCGGTCACAACAGGTCATAATTCTCGATATTATATTAATTGCGATTGTTGGGGTGTTTTTCGCTCTTTTGGCAACATTGCGCAGCGGTTTGGTTGTTCTGACATTGGGCGTGCTTATGGGTGCGCTCATTACAGTGCTCAATTTCAAAGCTTTTACGCTGATTAACCTGGGGCTTAACCTGACTTTTCCGTTGGGGACAGTCATTTTATGCGCTGTCTATTTGTTTATAGCAAAGAAAGTGACCAACAGGCGGTTGCAGGTAATAGAAGAAGCAGAGAAAAAAGATACCAGCAAATATGCAGCTCCCTGGATTGCGGAGCGGGTACGTAAGGCAAAAAATGTTATTGCAGCAGAAGAAGCCGCTGCAGCAGCGGAAGAAGAGGCGGCTTTGGCAAAAGCAATGGAAATGCAATCTGCTGAAGAAGAACTCGTTCTTACGGACGTCGTTCTGGTGACGGAGGAAGATATTGAAAGTAGCAGGTCCAGCAAGCCGTTGGACGCTGAAGAAGACATTCTAGAGACCGCAGAGCCGGATGTAGTGGAAGAGCCTCTATTCTTAAGAAAACCAACAACAACAGAGACACTTCATCTCTCTGGAGTAGAGGAAGTTGAACCAGCTATTCCGTCGGAACCGGCGGAGTTATCGCCTGTAGAAGCTGTTGTAGATACCACACAGCAGGAAGAGGCTGATGAGGTAATGGACGATGTCGAAACCGCGTTTGTGGAAGTTACAAAAGCTACAGTAAGTGAAGTGGTAGAAGAAAGCGCGGAAGAAGCTGATGTGCCAGTTGACGTGGTAACAGATGAAAATCCGGAGATTGCGCCTGTTTCAGTTACACCGCCGGGGCTTGCTGAGCCCGCCAACGAAGATCTTGCCGCATCCGGTGATGAGCGTGAAAAGACTGATGCCGCTTATCATTTTGACGTGGCCTTACTCTTTGTCGATTTGACTGGGTACGAAGCGGCAAATAGCGTTTTAGGGCCAACCAGGTTGGCGCAGATACGGCACTCCCTGCAAGGTATTGTTGAAGCAACCGTTTCCCGATATGCAGGTTACGCGAATAGTTTCGGCGGTGACGGTGTTATCGGAATTTTCGGGTTGCCGGACGCGCATATGAATGACAGCATCAATGCCTTGCAATGCGCCCGGGACTTAACGGAAGAAATCGCTCAATGGCGCAGCAATCAGGCGCTGCCGGAAGAGGTAGATCTGAAGTTTGGAATTGGCATGCATTATGGTCAACTCTCCATCGAAGATAGTGACGCTTTCAATGACGGGCAATTAAGCATTAAAGGTGAGGCGATTTCGGTTGTGAGCCATCTTGAGAAAATGTCAATTACCCATTCAAAAGCAGTTATTGCTTCCGATGCAATTGTCGATGAAATATTGACAGTCGGAACGTCGAACGAGCTGCTAAATGGATTTAGACCGCTTCCCTTGCAGGATGTGCAATCCAATGGAAGCCGCCAACGGGTTTGGCAATGGGACGGCCCGGACTCGACAGCCTCTTCCTAA